TTGTTGCGTGCGTTGTGCGGTGTATTGGCTTTGATAAAAAGTGCGATTAAAGGAAGAAAAGTGTATTCTTGTAACGGGCGGATACGCCGCAAGTAATCGATTAGTTTGCCTGCTTTACGATCGTATTATGAGGTGTAGACAGAATCGTTTGGGTGAATCGCGTCGTAGTGACCGCGAGTAGTGATAAATGAATACCGCGACGGTGATATCACTTGTATCAGGATGATTAGGCGATGTTTCGCCTAGCCCACGAGGTTGTGGTACGATTGCTGGGAGATTGTTGGCTGCACAAAGGGACCCAGCAAAGAGAGGCTTCCGGTTGACGAGAGGACGACTCAGCGTGGAGAGCAAAGGGCGCTGAGGGAACTCAGCAGAGAGCGCCACGCATCAGGTTCGAAGAAAGGTTAGTGAGCATgtagtgtgtgtgtgcgtgtggccTTCCTTTGTGTGCATGCAGCAAATCAAAAAGACAAGAGTTAAGCATGTGCCTTTATGCATGATGGCGGCGTTGAGATCCGCATATCCACGTGGTTTGTTGAGTTAGAGCGAGAAAGACGAATGGGCAAAATAAAATAAGCAGGAAAGTTTtcgcaacaacaaacaaaacacaatgtgaaaaataagttaaaacctgaaaaataagttaaaacctgaaaatcattgaaaatatataatttcaaTACATTGTAAAATCGTGATCATTCTTCTAAATGAAAaactatttatttataataataCTACCTCCCATTCAAATATTAggtcttcttcacaatttttcgtgaATAAACCCGATCCATTGCTGCAGTTCTCAAATTCTCGACCGCACctattcttgccaagtcctgctccgcTTGGTCCAACCAGTTCGTGTGCTGAGCTCCATCTTGAACCTACTGGAACCTACTGCGAaaaccatctttgcagggcgttcgaaaacaccaagtgcttgtgagtcctcttcaagcatggTCCATGCTTCGTatccatagagaacaaccggtcgaattagagatttttacatggtacactttgtacggggtcggagtttgttggacttCAAGGATTTGCGTAGCCCAtaatgtttgcattaaaaaaatgaacaaaaattgccgattttttatgagtttaCCTTCACTCGCACTGACGAAACtgcccatgcagcatcaatcatagtaacccataagtaagcagaaaaaaatttacagctctatcagtcgaactctaaccgtgatggcgaaaacagtgaagctactccatTCAAAAATGTGAGCGCTTAACCATCtaaaacccattttttttattcggggTTAAGGCGGGGTTGGGCATCTGGTcgaaaataatcttttttttaactATTCGTAGTAGTTATTCCTTATGAtggaaagcataaaaacaattctGGTTTGGCTGCAAATGTAAATTGATGTCGCATTTATGGAATATGACATGCGATTCTGATTTGCATCTCGAGTTTTTACAAGCCCTCTTCCCGGAATATCTGGAAAATGATCCATTCTATCATGCCTGACATCAGAGGGTGGAACATACGCTCGCTTCgaagtgatttttgacgtaggactacgtctttaatttctatagtggggtgtaagttcaaagtttcgaaaacgaaagcgttacgccggagaacgagatttggagcgttaatagttcctaaacaactgaactaaatggtatgataaacacttcattcgaaagataaaatatctacgcgttatatgcttgttactttttgatccaaaaacttgtttcaatagctttaaaattgccttcaaaacaggctattgaaatcacaccaatcggtacatAAGCCAgtgccactcggaaatccactcagttatgattgcgcagcgATTGAAGTACGATCgatggaatggatggatgtttccctaacacagacttcaaaaccatggagcctggggaaatcgacattgcaaaatagatgcaagcagccgGTACTTTTATACACGCTTGCGTATCtagaaattggaatgtttccctaacataggcTTGagaaccatggagccaggggaaattgttatttcaaaatagatgcaagctgcgggtactttcgtACTCGGTTGCGgttctgcaaattggaatgtttccctaacacagacttctaaatcatGGAGCCTGaagaaatcggcatcgcaaaatagatgcaagctgcgggtacttttgtactcgcttgcatttttgtaaaccggaatgtgttttcccaatacagattctgaaaccaagaagttggaaaaatcggcattgcagatacattcaagtcggcaatacttttatacctccATGCAtctttacactccggaattcgttttgctaacacggtctacaaaagcgggtacaaatgccaCGCCTTGGCTCGATTATTGAAGACTGTATTAGAAGgtatctcttcatgtcgccagcttactgaacttctacgcataccgtttgaggattaggcaaaatgttaataactatttactGCGATAACttctaccataatgcatgaattgactaaAACTGGGATTTGATTGCAAttaaattcgtaaatagtttcattcattcactagtttaatcaataataaattattggATTCTTGATCAATACACAAAAAGATAgatctgcgcagcggcgatatcgtacccaatgaggaacatccgaggtgggattattgctaattgaagaaatacaattgattactaagccaacggcagtcctacgtcagccTTGCGGTTTTATcacaggtataacccatccatagtttttttttgtggtgatCATACGTGGACGACCGGGAGTTTTACAAAACATCTGGGCTTGATAGGATTTCGTAACCTCCGTCGGAAAGTTcggtaaatgaatatttgaatgaggattccaaaaaaatcagaattttttatgtttttaaattcAGTAAACTTTGTATCAGTTTTGTCTGGGGATCCAGTAAACTTTCCGGATCCTACAAGTAGGCCTGACACATTTGACTGCTTTTTATCTCTCTTTTTTGTTGTACTTCAATTTCCTGGTCATTGTAGTTGTTACGACAGCAAAGAAAGGCAACGCACTGATTCCTGTAGCGAGTTTTATTCAACTGCTTCAAACTGCAAATTAATTTGGCATTAATTTCAGATAGCATTATCATTTCATTTCCTTACATTTCAGTGGCCCGTTCAATAGGTTGGCCTTTCAATTCACCGTCGAATTTTAGGTTAAATCTAGATCCTAAGTAATTCGTAGGTTTAATAGTATAATTAGGCTCTAGcgtaatatattaatataagtAATTTTACCTTATCTAGTTCGTAAGTAGGTTTAGAACTAGATTATAAGTTTTTATCAAATTTCACCTGAATGCTACTATACTTTATTTTTCTGACTATTTCACTACACGTTAGTTCTCCTGTTGTTTTGGTTTGTTATGTTCATTTTTCCTACAGCTTCTATACGTCACATCATCGCTGCTGACAGCTTATCATTGGAACGGTAGAACCGGTTGAGACAGGGTGGCCAGCTCGACGGTACCGTCAACATCCTCCCCCCGGTGCTTCCCACCGTCTTCTGGGACAGCACGAGCATCCACGTCGAGCACGGCGAGTTTTGATGTCGGTCGCCTGAAGGTTCCCTGTTGCGTTCGCACTAAGGCTTGCCGAATCTTGCCGTCACAGCCTTGGAAGACCTGGGTCACTTTGCCTCGGGCCCATTCGTTGCGCTTTCCTCCGTCTGCAACCAGCACTAGATCGCCGACCTGCAAAGGTTTGGTTTCGGCGAACCATTTTGGTTGCCTACGGATGACCGGTAGATATTCGATCAGAAAACGCTGCCAGAACTTGTCCAGTTGCCGTCGAATTCCACCCTAGGTTTCCCGCAAATTATTTTGGGATTCGCTAATCCCCACACCAGTCTGCTTCGCTCCACTAGAATTTCCCAAAAGGAAGTGATTGGGTGTTAAAGCTTCTGACTCCTCGGAGTCAAGGGGTAAGTATGTCAGAGGCCTCGAATTAAAAGTTCTCTCCGCTTCTACAACCAGCGTTAAAAGTTCTTCATCGTTTAATTTCCCCTCCATGTATGCATCCTTCATAGCCGACTTGACAGACCGTACCAACCTTTCCCAAGCGCCCCCCATGTGTGGAGCCCCGGGAGGTATGAAACTCCACTTCGTCGTTGTGCTGGTGAATGTCACAGACAACTCTTTGTCGATCTGCTCACGTTCCGCACCTTGGAAGTTCGTACCGTTGTCGCTAAAAATTTCCATTGGCGACCCTCGACGACCGACGAATCGTCGTACACAGGAGATACAGGAAGCCGTTGACAGACTATAGGCAACTTCAAGATGAACAGCCCGAACGGTGAGACACGTAAAGAGGGCGATCCATCTCTTCACGTTCGACCTTCCAACTTTCGTCAGGAACGGGCCAAAATAATCCAGGCCTACGTAGGTGAACGGACGGTAATGCATCGCTAGGCGGGCTGGAGGAAGTGCCGCCATCGGTGGATTGCTGGGACGTGCCTTGCCGATCTTGCACAGCTGACACTTATAGACCACTGACTTAACAAGCTGACGTAGACTCGAGATGGTAAAGCGCTGGCGCAGTTCGTTAACGACGGTTTCGTTGTTCGCATGTCGATAGCGACGATGATAATCTTCTACCAGAAGTCTCACTGCTCGGTGCATTGGTGGCAGGATGAATGGAAACCGGGCATCGAATTCCAATTCTTTTGCCGCAGCTACACGACTTTGTTGCCTCAGCAAACCATTTTCATCTACTGCGGGCATTAATTGGTACAGCTTGCTGTTTCGATCAATGGACCCATGACCTTTTTGTTGAGAATCTCTCTGTTCAAGAACCGCCGTTTCGTCTGGATAGCTTTCTCGTTGGACCAGCTTCATTATCGTCCGTTCAGCGTTGAGCAGTTCAGCTTGTGTAAGGGATCCGCACCGCTTCTGTTCCGGTTTAGAGATGTTGAAGAAGAAACGTAGAACGTAAGCCGTAGTGCGTAACATCCTCTTCCAGGTCGAAAATCGTTCGAAATCCAGCACTGGTTCCATCGCGAAATGAAACAACACCGAAGGTCTAGCATCTTCGGTTGTCACCTCCACCGTTCCAGTCATTTGCGGCCATTTCTCCTCGGGAAGTCGCAGGAAATCCGGCCCGTTAAACCATTGGCTATCTGAGTGGAAATAAGGTCCTCGGCCCCACTTGGTAGCTTCATCTGCAGGGTTAAGTTTGGACGGTACCCACCGCCATTCACTGACATCCGTGATCTCCAATATCTCGCCTACCCGATGAGCTACGAAGGGTTTGTAGCGTCGCGGGTCCGACCGTATCCAAGATCTTGCTGTCGAAGAGTCTGTCCAAAGGAATCTCTTGGAGAACACAACCGGATGATTGTCTTGCACGAATTTAAGAAGACGCGCCCCAAGGACGCATGCTTGCAGCTCGAGCCTCGGGATGGACATCGGTTTTAGCGGAGCTACCTTGGATTTTCCGGAAACTAACACACAGTCGCCTACGGTCGTTCGGATATAAGCTGCACACGAATAAGCAATCTCACTTGCATCGACAAATACGTGAAGCTGAGCATCCTCATACGTGTCTTCTGTGGCTCGGGGAAAATAACATCTGGGTATTCTCAATGTTGAAATGAACTCTATCATCCTTGTCCAGCGGTTCCAGTTTTCGAACACTTCATCGCTTACTGTTTCATCCCACTGCGTTCCAGCTCGCCACAATTCTTGGATAAGTACCTTTCCATGGATTATAAACGGCGCAAGTAATCCCAGGGGATCGAACAACGACATTACGCACCGCAGTACCTGACGTTTCGTCGGCCGGGTGTCATGGTGCAGAAGGTTCGTAACTTCATCGCTCATACGGGTGGAGAAGCTCAATTCGTCAGAGCTTGAGGTCCACAGCATTCCAAGCACGCGATCCACTTGTTCGCCGCAATCTAGGTTAAGGTTCTTGCTGTCTATTACAGCTGGTTCTCCGAGTTCCGTTAGGACCCTTTCATTGTTTGATCTCCAGTTTCGTAGATGGAATCCTCCGTTGTGATGAATCAGCCGTACTTCTGCCGAAACCTTCACCGCTTGCGTTTCGGTGCCGAAACTGTCGAGGTAATCATCGACATAGTGGCTCTTTAAAATTCCTTCGACAACTCTTGGGTATTGCTTGATGTGTTCCTGGGCATTCACGTTTTTGACGTACTGCGCCGAAGCAGGTGAGCACGTAGCACCGAACGTCGCAACGTCCATCAGGTAGATTTGGACCGGCCCATCCGCAGTATCGCTCCACAGAAAGCGTAATGAGTTTTTGTCATCCTGTATTATACCCAATTGGTGGAACATTTGTTCTATGTCTGCACTAACAGCAATATAGTACAGACGAAAACGGAAAAGTACAGCGGGTAAGAGGGTAAGCTGGTCCGGTCCTTTCAGCAGTACACTGTTCAGTGATACACCGGAGGCCTTCGCCGCTGCATCCCAGATGAGTCGCACCTTTCCAGGTTTGTTTGGGTTCGTAACTGCTCCCAATGGTAAAAACCAAGCTTTCCTGGGGTTCGCATTCTCCAATTCGGCCGGCGTCGCTCTATGTGCATAACCCTTTTCTACGTACTCTTTTATTTGACGACTGATATTCTCACGTAGAGCTGTGTTGCGGTCCATCCTTCGTTGTAGACACTGATGCCTTTGCAATGCCATACCGTAGCTGTCAGGTAACTCTATTTCTTCTTCCGTCCACAGTAAACCTGTTTCGTAGTGTCGGCCGATACGCTTCGTCGTTTTTTCCAGCATTTCTTGAGCTCGCTGTTCTTCCGCGCTGAGACAGTCCCCAAGCTGCCTTACTCCACTCTCCTCCACAGCAAAGAACTGTTTAACAGCTTCGTGTAGCTCGTCGTCCCTGTTGCAGCCGCAGATATGGAAGCTGAATCCTTCGTTGAGCTGTGAACCTTGACGTCCGTAGACACACCATCCTAATCGCGTTTTGGCAGCGATCGGTCCGGATCCATCTCCCTCTCTCGTCTTCAACGGCACTGCCAGCTTCAGGTTGTCTAACCCGATCAGAATTGCTGGTCTAGCGTTATGGTAGCTTTGAATCGGCAACTGCCTCAGGTGAGCAAACCTCTTTGTTGCCCTCTCTACATCGAAGGATTGCATCGGTAAGTCCAAATTCTGTACCGTGCGGGCATTCACTAATTGGTAACGACGCTGTGGTCCAATCCCGAAACAGTAATCGTCACCGTCTTTGAATTCTTCTCTACTCTTGACGTATTTCCGGTCCACCTCAGACAAAGTGGTTGCGAGTCTCCTGCTATGCCAAGCTGCGCTACCAGACCGTCCTCGACCAGGGTTAATGATGACCCCTCGTCCAAAAAAGCAAAGCCGTACCCGTACAACGTCACGGGTAAGATCCGGAACAAAACACCGGAATCCTGGGGCCGATGGGTATTGATATTCGCTAATTGCGTTACTGGTGTCGTTGCTTTCCCGTGCAGCAATGGATGGTGTTTGAACTGACAACCGTTTACGTTGCACTTGCTGCTAATACGGCATGCTCTTCTGCCGTGTCCATACAGACAAATTTGACACAAGGTTAGTGCCCTAACCCGTCGCCATCGATCATCGATTGAGAGCGCTCTAAACGCTTGGCACTCGCGAATCTTGTGACCTTCTTTCTCGCAATGTAAACACCTACTGGTCTTAAGCTGGGTTGTCGTTGTAGTGGCTGTCTCGTCGGCCTTATGTGAATTGACGTACACTTTCGATTTCTCTCTTGCGGTGTTCTTTTGTGGGTCCGATTCATACAGCACTACGCTTGAAGCGTCTTGCATCACCCCAGTCATATAGTCACTGAAGGTTTTCAAATCAACTACATCACATCCTCGCTTGTAGCCGGCCCACATCAATTTCTGATCCGCAGGCAACTTTCCGACGAGTTCCTGTAGTAGGGTAGGATTCGTCAAATGCGCTCTCTCGTTAGCTGCTTCAATATGATCGCACAGCTCTTGAACGACCATCCCGTATTCGATAAGAGCCTCCAGCTTATCTCCTCGAGGGGCGGGCATAGCTCTAACTTTCTGCAGCAAAGCGTTGATAAGCAACTCTGGTCGCCCATATCTCATGCGTAGAGTCTCTATCACCTGCGGTACTGCTGCCGGAAATACAAGACGACTTCGAACGCTCTCCAGTGCACGGCCTCTCAGGCATCTTTGGAGCCGAACCATGTTCTCCCCGTGAGTGTAACCGCATGTCGTCGTCGTATACTCAAAATTGGAGATAAATATCGGCCATTCGGCTGGATCGCCTGAGAACGTCGGAAGATCGCGCGCCAAAGATTGACGTGATGTAAGTTGTCGTGGAGTAGGTATCGACTCTCCCTCGTCCTGGTTCCAATCTGGTGGTGGTTCTTCCCAAGAGCTCGGAGGATTATTAGTCGAAGGCTGCTGCATCAGAAACTGCTGCGTCGGTGGAGTTTGCGCTTGAAGCGGCTGTAAAGGAGACTGATACGTTGACTGCTGCATCGGTGCAAATTGTGCTTCAGGCTGGATCGTCGACTGCTGCGTTTGCGGGTACTGCGCTGGGGGCTGCTGTATAGGGAGAGAGTACAGTGGATGCTGCTGCATCGGAGGTTGCTGTATATGGGATTGTCGCATAGGTAAATCCTGAACTGAATACTGCATCATCGGATGACACTGCACCTGTGGATACTGCGCTGGTGGTTGCTGCACATGTGGATACTGCACTGGAGATCGTTGTACCTGATAAGGTTGCCACGGAGTGGACTGTACCGGAAGCTGCTGCGCTGGAATCTTCTGCACCGAAGCAGGCTGCCTTGGAACCTGCATTACCGGTAGATGCTGAGACG
The Toxorhynchites rutilus septentrionalis strain SRP chromosome 2, ASM2978413v1, whole genome shotgun sequence genome window above contains:
- the LOC129768996 gene encoding uncharacterized protein LOC129768996 isoform X2, with amino-acid sequence MMSNPSNSGPKVGCAGCTIPEDAENMVQCDACDTWWHFSCAGVADSIADRAWICIRCKPHSRASSRASVASRSSSHLTDSMARLRERQELEKQRAEIGLEKKFLKEQKELLEVSIAAEEERRSRVSRVSRADSIGRVNDWIENSANPQSSAAGGNQMPAASEIQQHNLQSTDLNSDATVGGIVEEFPLAAPSDVNIPHHSSPLRDRTIPTFDTTEDLSHLLVPTIEDNVDRRETMNLVRDLRARLEQCLAQSEPTVPHMTHLQRQLELCRMAMEAMHSTVHRLSIMPPTGGLTTEGTTGEDGLPRQSAKSLGVPSPSVLPSNPNPNVSPGKCHASENQTDQAKESNISQSILCPTMQTPRNEQQRLAHAHSNIIKNHTILQKQTSQCTPSSFVSTQLPPIPESSEKQLAMQQPTMPSMTPPSVQSSVMQPSVQQPTLPSLAQQSSTQSLVPPLQQISLQNPQMQCLRVQFPPMPQNSTQHQSSQHLPVMQVPRQPASVQKIPAQQLPVQSTPWQPYQVQRSPVQYPHVQQPPAQYPQVQCHPMMQYSVQDLPMRQSHIQQPPMQQHPLYSLPIQQPPAQYPQTQQSTIQPEAQFAPMQQSTYQSPLQPLQAQTPPTQQFLMQQPSTNNPPSSWEEPPPDWNQDEGESIPTPRQLTSRQSLARDLPTFSGDPAEWPIFISNFEYTTTTCGYTHGENMVRLQRCLRGRALESVRSRLVFPAAVPQVIETLRMRYGRPELLINALLQKVRAMPAPRGDKLEALIEYGMVVQELCDHIEAANERAHLTNPTLLQELVGKLPADQKLMWAGYKRGCDVVDLKTFSDYMTGVMQDASSVVLYESDPQKNTAREKSKVYVNSHKADETATTTTTQLKTSRCLHCEKEGHKIRECQAFRALSIDDRWRRVRALTLCQICLYGHGRRACRISSKCNVNGCQFKHHPLLHGKATTPVTQLANINTHRPQDSGVLFRILPVTLYGYGFAFLDEGSSLTLVEDGLVAQLGIAGDSQPLCLRWTGNTSRVEKNSKTVTITVSGLDHSVVTN
- the LOC129768996 gene encoding uncharacterized protein LOC129768996 isoform X1, which produces MIMLSEINAKLICSLKQLNKTRYRNQCVAFLCCRNKLQNFMMSNPSNSGPKVGCAGCTIPEDAENMVQCDACDTWWHFSCAGVADSIADRAWICIRCKPHSRASSRASVASRSSSHLTDSMARLRERQELEKQRAEIGLEKKFLKEQKELLEVSIAAEEERRSRVSRVSRADSIGRVNDWIENSANPQSSAAGGNQMPAASEIQQHNLQSTDLNSDATVGGIVEEFPLAAPSDVNIPHHSSPLRDRTIPTFDTTEDLSHLLVPTIEDNVDRRETMNLVRDLRARLEQCLAQSEPTVPHMTHLQRQLELCRMAMEAMHSTVHRLSIMPPTGGLTTEGTTGEDGLPRQSAKSLGVPSPSVLPSNPNPNVSPGKCHASENQTDQAKESNISQSILCPTMQTPRNEQQRLAHAHSNIIKNHTILQKQTSQCTPSSFVSTQLPPIPESSEKQLAMQQPTMPSMTPPSVQSSVMQPSVQQPTLPSLAQQSSTQSLVPPLQQISLQNPQMQCLRVQFPPMPQNSTQHQSSQHLPVMQVPRQPASVQKIPAQQLPVQSTPWQPYQVQRSPVQYPHVQQPPAQYPQVQCHPMMQYSVQDLPMRQSHIQQPPMQQHPLYSLPIQQPPAQYPQTQQSTIQPEAQFAPMQQSTYQSPLQPLQAQTPPTQQFLMQQPSTNNPPSSWEEPPPDWNQDEGESIPTPRQLTSRQSLARDLPTFSGDPAEWPIFISNFEYTTTTCGYTHGENMVRLQRCLRGRALESVRSRLVFPAAVPQVIETLRMRYGRPELLINALLQKVRAMPAPRGDKLEALIEYGMVVQELCDHIEAANERAHLTNPTLLQELVGKLPADQKLMWAGYKRGCDVVDLKTFSDYMTGVMQDASSVVLYESDPQKNTAREKSKVYVNSHKADETATTTTTQLKTSRCLHCEKEGHKIRECQAFRALSIDDRWRRVRALTLCQICLYGHGRRACRISSKCNVNGCQFKHHPLLHGKATTPVTQLANINTHRPQDSGVLFRILPVTLYGYGFAFLDEGSSLTLVEDGLVAQLGIAGDSQPLCLRWTGNTSRVEKNSKTVTITVSGLDHSVVTN